A window of the Listeria swaminathanii genome harbors these coding sequences:
- a CDS encoding polysaccharide deacetylase family protein has protein sequence MKIRWIRISLVTILIIAVVFVGVIGFQKYQFSKSRNKVIMQMDRLMKDQDGGNFRRLDKKENGVEIISYIPKTTEKKDNEIIQKEIEKATDAEVKKLKRDNEKQGIIFYTYQKQKMAEQAVSYKAVQSEYVKEGKTKFVLKEKKDICKNIVTDAETGALLTLGEVLIKNDETKLNVKSAVEQELIKTGDYSLKDVGNLGNIKSLVKWDQTDFEITNSELILPIEVPGASEPKKVNVQLADIANSVNKRYLPSSVKVPEVPKAKTNKRIALTFDDGPSAAVTPQVLDTLKRYDVKATFFVLGSSVVQNPGLVKRELAEGHQVGSHSWDHPQLTKLSTQEVYNQILQTQKVVFDQTGYFPTTMRPPYGAVNKEVAEAIGLPIIQWSVDTEDWKNKNAGVVTQRVLAGATDGAIVLMHDIHKTTAASLDATLQQLKSQGYEFVTIDELYGEKLQIGKQYFDKTESRMVK, from the coding sequence GTGAAAATTAGGTGGATTAGAATTTCACTAGTTACGATTCTCATTATTGCCGTGGTTTTTGTTGGTGTAATAGGTTTCCAAAAATACCAATTTTCAAAGTCGCGCAACAAAGTAATAATGCAGATGGACAGACTAATGAAGGACCAAGATGGAGGAAATTTCCGCCGCTTGGATAAGAAAGAAAACGGAGTAGAAATTATTTCCTACATTCCTAAAACAACTGAGAAGAAAGACAACGAAATTATCCAAAAAGAAATTGAAAAAGCCACAGATGCAGAAGTTAAGAAGTTAAAGAGAGATAACGAAAAGCAAGGGATTATTTTTTACACTTATCAAAAGCAGAAAATGGCCGAACAAGCAGTATCTTACAAAGCAGTTCAATCTGAGTATGTAAAAGAAGGTAAAACTAAATTTGTACTCAAAGAGAAAAAAGATATTTGCAAAAACATTGTAACCGACGCAGAAACAGGCGCTTTATTAACACTTGGGGAAGTATTAATAAAGAACGATGAAACAAAACTAAACGTAAAATCTGCTGTTGAGCAAGAACTTATTAAAACAGGGGATTATTCTTTAAAAGATGTTGGGAATCTTGGGAATATCAAGAGTTTAGTGAAATGGGATCAAACTGATTTTGAAATCACTAATTCTGAACTAATTTTACCAATTGAAGTTCCAGGGGCTTCAGAACCGAAGAAAGTGAACGTACAACTTGCGGATATTGCTAATTCTGTGAATAAACGCTATTTACCAAGTAGTGTTAAAGTTCCAGAAGTACCAAAAGCAAAAACCAATAAGCGAATTGCACTTACTTTTGATGATGGTCCAAGTGCGGCAGTAACGCCACAAGTACTTGATACATTGAAACGCTATGATGTAAAAGCAACATTCTTTGTACTAGGTTCAAGCGTAGTGCAAAATCCAGGTTTAGTAAAACGTGAATTAGCAGAAGGGCACCAAGTTGGAAGCCACTCATGGGATCATCCACAATTAACTAAACTATCAACGCAAGAAGTATACAACCAAATTTTACAAACACAAAAAGTAGTATTTGATCAAACTGGATATTTTCCAACGACAATGCGCCCTCCATATGGTGCAGTCAACAAAGAAGTTGCTGAAGCGATCGGTCTTCCGATAATTCAGTGGTCTGTTGATACAGAAGATTGGAAAAATAAAAATGCTGGCGTAGTAACGCAAAGAGTCCTTGCAGGTGCAACGGACGGTGCGATTGTACTAATGCATGATATCCACAAAACAACTGCTGCGAGCCTTGACGCTACATTGCAACAACTGAAGAGTCAAGGATACGAGTTTGTTACGATTGACGAACTTTATGGCGAGAAATTGCAAATTGGGAAGCAATATTTCGACAAAACAGAGTCAAGAATGGTGAAATAA
- a CDS encoding Cof-type HAD-IIB family hydrolase, whose protein sequence is MIKAIAVDMDGTFLDENGEYDRVRFEQIYAELVQRGIRFIVASGNQYYQLKSFFPEKDDELFYVAENGAVIFHQGELRSVNRFAEELVHKILRTLIQEYQDLQVILCGVKSAYLLKAANPDFKAFAKKYYFELQEVDSFDVLPDDTFIKFALDVEVAKTGQIVEDLNQTFAGEIRAVSSGHGSIDIIIPGVTKGSAIQQLLNEWQVVPDDLLAFGDANNDIEMLQLTSNSYAMRESSPEVLAAAKHVAASNKEAGVLQVIEDYMKKSQRS, encoded by the coding sequence ATGATAAAAGCGATTGCTGTAGATATGGACGGGACTTTTTTAGATGAAAATGGCGAATATGACCGCGTGCGATTTGAACAGATTTATGCGGAATTAGTGCAACGTGGGATTCGGTTTATTGTTGCGAGTGGCAATCAGTATTATCAGCTGAAATCTTTTTTTCCTGAGAAGGATGACGAGCTTTTTTATGTCGCTGAGAATGGGGCAGTTATTTTTCATCAAGGGGAATTACGTAGTGTGAATCGTTTTGCGGAGGAGCTTGTTCATAAGATTTTGCGGACGTTAATTCAGGAATATCAAGACTTACAAGTGATTCTTTGTGGCGTGAAAAGTGCTTATTTATTAAAAGCGGCCAATCCAGATTTTAAAGCATTTGCGAAAAAATATTATTTTGAGTTGCAAGAGGTTGATTCGTTCGATGTGCTTCCGGATGATACGTTCATTAAGTTTGCGCTTGATGTCGAAGTGGCTAAGACGGGGCAAATTGTGGAAGATTTGAATCAAACCTTTGCTGGCGAAATTCGCGCTGTGTCGAGTGGGCATGGGAGCATTGATATTATTATTCCAGGTGTGACGAAAGGGAGCGCGATTCAGCAACTTTTGAATGAATGGCAAGTGGTACCGGATGATTTGTTAGCTTTTGGTGATGCGAATAATGATATTGAAATGTTGCAACTAACTTCGAACAGTTATGCAATGCGAGAAAGTAGTCCAGAGGTTCTTGCTGCCGCGAAACATGTGGCCGCCTCAAACAAAGAAGCTGGCGTGTTACAAGTTATAGAAGATTATATGAAAAAAAGCCAAAGATCTTAA
- a CDS encoding ZIP family metal transporter yields MLNYLSSLNPVLLALLAGIFTWACTAAGASLVFFFKNLNKKWGNVMLGFAAGVMLAASFWSLLAPAIEMSKDLGKFSFVPALVGFLLGGIFLRVIDRIIPHLHFGFPEQAKEGPKTSLRKSILLVLSITIHNIPEGAAVGVAFGAVITGDTETLITAIVLALGIGIQNFPEGAAVSIPLRGEGLSRKKSFWYGQLSAVVEPVFAVIGAILVVFVTPILPFALAFAAGAMIFVIVEELIPESQVEGSADLATAATMAGFAVMMVLDVALG; encoded by the coding sequence TTGTTAAATTACTTATCGTCACTAAATCCGGTACTGTTAGCATTACTTGCCGGGATTTTTACATGGGCTTGTACGGCAGCTGGGGCATCACTCGTATTTTTCTTTAAAAATTTAAATAAAAAATGGGGCAACGTCATGCTCGGATTTGCTGCTGGTGTTATGCTCGCAGCAAGTTTCTGGTCACTTCTCGCTCCTGCAATAGAAATGAGTAAAGACTTAGGGAAGTTTTCTTTTGTTCCGGCTTTAGTAGGTTTTTTACTTGGTGGGATATTTTTACGTGTTATTGACCGAATTATTCCCCATTTGCATTTCGGATTTCCAGAGCAAGCGAAAGAAGGACCAAAAACATCGCTAAGAAAAAGTATTTTACTCGTGCTCTCCATTACTATTCATAACATTCCAGAAGGAGCAGCGGTGGGGGTAGCTTTTGGAGCGGTAATAACAGGGGACACAGAGACGCTCATTACAGCAATCGTTTTGGCACTGGGCATTGGAATTCAAAACTTTCCAGAAGGGGCAGCAGTATCCATTCCTTTGCGCGGAGAAGGGTTATCTCGGAAAAAGAGTTTTTGGTATGGCCAATTATCGGCGGTGGTTGAACCAGTTTTCGCGGTGATTGGGGCAATTTTAGTAGTTTTCGTTACACCTATTTTACCGTTCGCGCTTGCGTTTGCTGCTGGAGCGATGATTTTTGTTATTGTAGAAGAGTTAATCCCGGAATCTCAAGTAGAAGGTTCAGCGGATTTAGCGACTGCGGCAACAATGGCTGGCTTTGCGGTGATGATGGTTTTAGATGTTGCTTTAGGATAA